In a single window of the Candidatus Neomarinimicrobiota bacterium genome:
- the ilvB gene encoding biosynthetic-type acetolactate synthase large subunit, translated as MMKGAEIVIDALKREKVKTVFGYPGGVMIPIFDVLYSTPEIRFLLTRHEQGAVHAADGYARSTGKVGVCMVTSGPGATNTITGIATAKMDSVPLVILSGQVHTNSIGTDAFQETDMVGLTRSICKHNYLVKDVNDLAKIIKEAFYIARSGRPGPVSIDLPVNVLNSKVKNYTYPATINLPGYKPVIRGNPMQIEKLARAIDRAKKPLLYTGGGIISSGATQTLLGLLDKTQIPIVVTLMGLGSIPYDHPCFLGMPGMHGTIAANKALTECDLLIAVGVRFDDRVTGPLHTFAQQATIAHIDIDASEIGKNVKTCLPIVGDAGQVLTELIKWVKPRLKDAWNERVEYWKEKYPTQYQQKKQGPVTPQYVIDALNDVIDPDAIVVTDVGQHQMWTALYHHYRKPRHFLSSGGLGTMGFGLPAAMGAALGNPDKKVICITGDGGLQMNIQELATCAINRFPVKIIVINNAYLGMVRQWQDLFWNKRYSQVCLKRGPDCPAECRGLDEKCPPDYIPDFVKVAEANSVKGLKATRPEEVVPILKKGLHHPGPVLMEFIVSREENVYPMVSAGKPLTDILTGEE; from the coding sequence ATGATGAAAGGCGCTGAAATTGTCATAGACGCCCTGAAGAGAGAAAAGGTGAAAACCGTCTTCGGCTATCCGGGAGGGGTGATGATACCCATTTTTGATGTTCTCTATTCAACACCGGAAATACGTTTCCTTCTGACCCGGCATGAACAGGGAGCGGTCCATGCGGCAGACGGATATGCCCGCTCCACCGGCAAAGTGGGTGTGTGCATGGTCACCTCCGGCCCCGGCGCAACCAATACCATCACCGGCATTGCCACAGCCAAAATGGACTCCGTTCCCCTTGTCATTCTGAGTGGACAGGTCCATACCAACAGTATCGGAACCGATGCTTTTCAGGAAACGGATATGGTGGGCTTAACACGATCCATCTGTAAACATAATTACCTGGTCAAAGATGTGAATGATCTGGCCAAAATCATTAAAGAGGCCTTTTACATCGCCCGTTCAGGACGTCCGGGGCCTGTTTCCATTGATCTGCCTGTAAATGTCCTGAATTCCAAAGTTAAAAATTATACATACCCGGCAACTATCAATCTGCCGGGATACAAACCCGTTATCCGGGGCAATCCCATGCAGATTGAAAAACTGGCCCGGGCTATTGATCGGGCAAAAAAGCCGCTTCTCTATACCGGCGGAGGAATTATCAGTTCCGGTGCCACGCAGACACTTCTCGGACTGCTGGATAAAACGCAAATTCCCATTGTCGTCACACTCATGGGACTGGGTAGTATCCCTTATGATCATCCGTGTTTTCTGGGAATGCCCGGCATGCACGGAACCATTGCAGCCAATAAAGCTCTCACCGAATGTGACCTGCTCATTGCCGTGGGAGTCCGCTTTGACGACCGGGTTACAGGCCCCCTGCATACCTTTGCACAACAGGCAACAATTGCCCATATCGACATTGATGCCTCGGAAATCGGGAAAAACGTAAAAACCTGTTTGCCCATTGTAGGCGATGCCGGCCAGGTGCTGACTGAACTGATAAAATGGGTAAAGCCCCGGCTGAAGGATGCCTGGAACGAACGGGTGGAATATTGGAAGGAGAAATATCCCACCCAATATCAACAGAAGAAACAGGGACCTGTGACTCCTCAATATGTAATAGACGCACTAAATGATGTGATCGATCCCGATGCCATTGTCGTGACGGATGTGGGGCAGCATCAGATGTGGACCGCCCTGTATCACCATTATCGCAAACCCCGTCATTTTCTGAGTTCAGGCGGACTGGGAACCATGGGGTTCGGGCTTCCGGCAGCCATGGGAGCAGCTTTGGGAAATCCGGATAAAAAAGTTATCTGCATTACAGGAGACGGCGGACTTCAGATGAACATTCAGGAGCTGGCCACCTGCGCCATAAACCGTTTCCCGGTGAAAATCATTGTCATCAATAATGCTTATCTGGGGATGGTCCGTCAATGGCAGGATCTCTTCTGGAATAAAAGATATTCCCAGGTATGCCTGAAACGGGGACCGGATTGTCCCGCCGAATGCCGGGGACTGGATGAAAAGTGTCCTCCCGATTACATTCCGGACTTTGTGAAAGTGGCTGAGGCCAACAGTGTGAAAGGACTGAAAGCCACCCGACCGGAAGAAGTCGTCCCCATACTCAAAAAGGGCCTTCATCATCCGGGTCCGGTTCTTATGGAATTCATAGTAAGCCGGGAGGAAAATGTATATCCCATGGTTTCAGCCGGCAAACCCCTCACGGACATCCTGACAGGAGAAGAATGA
- a CDS encoding ArgR family transcriptional regulator, which translates to MKKDERHEVIRQLLQSHKINHQDQLLTLLKKMGIQITQATLSRDLNALRVGKVADPRYGHVYTLPDQFGGNEDSVFAQDFPVDSVRFLRFSGNLGVMKTQPSFAPTVGLFLDKLELKEVTGTVAGDDTVLIILEESATREEFVTSLLDRIPQLQDRLMGRVSFDVE; encoded by the coding sequence ATGAAAAAAGATGAAAGACATGAAGTGATCCGGCAACTACTCCAGTCCCACAAGATCAATCATCAGGATCAATTGTTGACTCTTTTGAAGAAAATGGGGATTCAGATCACCCAGGCAACTTTATCCCGGGATTTAAATGCTTTGCGTGTGGGAAAAGTGGCGGATCCCAGGTATGGTCATGTTTATACCCTGCCTGATCAATTTGGAGGGAACGAGGATTCTGTCTTTGCTCAGGATTTTCCGGTGGACAGTGTCCGTTTCCTGCGATTTTCAGGGAATCTGGGTGTGATGAAGACTCAACCGTCCTTTGCGCCGACTGTTGGACTTTTCCTGGACAAGCTGGAGTTAAAAGAAGTGACAGGTACCGTAGCCGGGGATGATACTGTCTTGATTATCCTGGAGGAATCGGCGACCCGGGAGGAATTTGTCACATCCCTGCTGGACAGGATCCCCCAGCTTCAGGACCGGCTGATGGGACGTGTATCATTTGATGTAGAATAA
- the ilvC gene encoding ketol-acid reductoisomerase, whose protein sequence is MKMYYDQDIDTQVLKEKTVAVIGYGSQGHAQAQNLRDSGFKVIVSDVEGSDNYKLAQKHGFKPKTAEEASAEADIVQILLPDEIQKKVYSESIEKNMTGGKALVFSHGFNIHFNQIIPPENVDVYMVAPKGPGHLVRSQYESGAGVPSLIAIYRDATGKARDLALAHASGIGAGRAGIIETSFKEETETDLFGEQAVLCGGITELIKSGFQTLVDAGYQPEIAYFECLHEMKLIVDLFYQGGISGMYYSVSDTAEYGGMTRGPRLIDATVQNKMKEILKEVQDGTFAGEWIRENQTGRKILTEKRREHAELLIEKTGKKLRKMMAWLQKDA, encoded by the coding sequence ATTAAAATGTATTACGACCAGGATATTGATACACAGGTGTTGAAAGAAAAGACTGTGGCCGTCATCGGCTACGGGAGCCAGGGACATGCCCAGGCGCAAAATCTTCGGGATAGCGGTTTTAAAGTGATTGTTTCAGATGTTGAGGGATCGGATAACTACAAACTGGCCCAAAAACACGGATTCAAACCCAAAACGGCCGAAGAAGCCAGTGCGGAAGCCGATATTGTGCAAATTCTCCTGCCGGATGAAATTCAGAAAAAGGTCTATAGCGAATCCATTGAAAAAAATATGACGGGGGGCAAGGCACTGGTTTTTTCCCACGGATTCAATATCCATTTCAATCAGATTATTCCTCCGGAAAATGTAGATGTGTATATGGTTGCCCCCAAGGGTCCCGGTCATCTGGTTCGCTCACAGTATGAATCCGGCGCCGGTGTCCCTTCCCTGATCGCCATTTACCGGGATGCCACAGGAAAGGCCAGGGATCTGGCTCTGGCCCATGCAAGCGGCATCGGTGCCGGAAGGGCGGGCATTATTGAAACAAGCTTTAAAGAAGAAACCGAAACCGACCTCTTTGGCGAACAGGCCGTCCTTTGCGGCGGTATTACAGAACTGATTAAAAGTGGTTTTCAAACCCTGGTAGATGCCGGGTATCAGCCTGAAATCGCCTATTTTGAATGTCTGCATGAAATGAAACTCATTGTGGACCTTTTTTATCAGGGCGGCATCAGCGGCATGTACTATTCCGTGAGTGACACGGCAGAATATGGCGGCATGACCCGCGGCCCCCGCCTGATTGACGCAACGGTTCAGAATAAAATGAAAGAAATCCTTAAAGAGGTCCAGGATGGAACCTTTGCCGGGGAATGGATCCGTGAAAACCAGACAGGCCGGAAAATATTAACGGAAAAACGCCGGGAACATGCCGAACTGCTTATCGAAAAGACCGGAAAAAAACTCCGGAAAATGATGGCCTGGTTACAAAAGGACGCATAG
- a CDS encoding argininosuccinate synthase: MKKKIILAYSGGLDTSVILKWLTQKGFDVIAYVADVGQKDDFEKVREKALKTGASKVYVEDLREELVTDYIFPALRGNALYEGRYFLGTALARPLIAKRQVQIAEKEGTNLLAHGATGKGNDQVRFEFAFYALHPDVVVISPWKDPEFLSEFKGRTDMLKYAEKYGIPVTASKSKPYSEDENIMHISHEAGILEDPDRTAPEEMFTLSVSPTKAPDQETIIEIEFKDGFPVSVVNLNDGTRKEKPLELFLYLNELAGKNGIGRVDMVENRFIGIKSRGVYETPGATILWAAHRDLEGIAMDKEVMYLRDMMIPKFSELIYNGFWFSPEMDFIMAAIEKSQEKIDGTVRLSLYKGNVQPIGRKSPTSLYNEDLSSMDIEGGFNAKDSRGFININAIRLKAHNLLLKNHDPYKWRKRRQ; the protein is encoded by the coding sequence ATGAAAAAAAAGATTATTCTCGCATACAGTGGCGGTTTGGATACCTCAGTCATCTTAAAATGGCTGACTCAGAAGGGTTTTGATGTAATTGCCTATGTAGCCGATGTAGGACAAAAAGATGATTTTGAAAAGGTCCGCGAAAAAGCATTGAAGACAGGTGCATCAAAAGTCTATGTTGAAGATCTCCGGGAAGAGCTGGTCACCGATTATATTTTTCCCGCCCTGCGGGGAAATGCTTTGTATGAAGGGCGTTACTTTTTAGGGACAGCACTGGCCCGGCCGTTGATTGCCAAACGGCAGGTTCAGATTGCGGAAAAGGAGGGGACCAACCTGTTGGCTCACGGCGCGACGGGAAAAGGCAATGATCAGGTCCGCTTTGAATTCGCTTTTTATGCTCTCCATCCCGATGTTGTGGTGATATCCCCCTGGAAAGATCCTGAGTTTCTTTCAGAATTCAAAGGGCGGACCGATATGCTGAAATATGCGGAGAAATATGGTATTCCTGTAACGGCTTCCAAATCCAAGCCCTACAGCGAAGATGAAAACATCATGCATATCAGTCATGAAGCAGGCATTCTGGAGGATCCGGACAGGACAGCTCCCGAAGAGATGTTTACTTTGTCAGTTTCTCCCACCAAAGCACCTGATCAGGAAACAATCATTGAGATTGAATTCAAGGATGGATTTCCCGTGTCGGTAGTGAATCTGAATGACGGAACTCGGAAGGAAAAGCCGCTGGAACTCTTCCTGTATCTGAATGAACTGGCCGGGAAAAATGGGATTGGCCGGGTGGATATGGTAGAAAACCGTTTCATCGGGATAAAATCCAGAGGGGTTTATGAAACACCGGGCGCCACCATTCTCTGGGCTGCCCACCGGGATCTGGAAGGCATTGCCATGGATAAAGAGGTGATGTATCTCAGGGATATGATGATCCCGAAGTTTTCCGAACTTATCTATAACGGGTTCTGGTTCTCTCCGGAAATGGATTTTATTATGGCGGCCATCGAAAAATCCCAGGAGAAAATCGACGGGACAGTCCGGCTGTCCCTCTATAAAGGAAACGTACAACCCATCGGCAGAAAATCCCCTACATCCCTCTACAATGAAGACCTTTCCAGTATGGATATCGAAGGGGGATTCAATGCGAAGGATTCCCGGGGTTTTATCAATATCAATGCCATCCGCCTGAAAGCTCATAATTTGCTTTTGAAAAATCATGATCCTTATAAATGGAGGAAGAGAAGACAATGA
- the ilvN gene encoding acetolactate synthase small subunit has protein sequence MVEKHTIIITVMNNPGVLARISGLLFQRGYNIESAIAAPTEDPEIYKVIIVVQESDEHIEQIVKQLNKLIGTIRVVDISHKDNYIVREYIILKLGVQQKYRTDLLELARHFNAHAIDIETDHIIIELSGNPRKIDRFIELVRPFGIKEYVRSGEFAMSEYQKSKKGEKNGN, from the coding sequence ATGGTGGAAAAACACACAATAATTATCACAGTCATGAATAATCCGGGGGTGCTGGCCCGTATATCCGGACTCCTTTTCCAGCGGGGTTATAACATTGAAAGCGCTATCGCCGCACCAACCGAAGATCCTGAAATTTACAAAGTTATCATTGTGGTTCAGGAAAGTGACGAACACATTGAGCAAATTGTAAAGCAGCTGAATAAACTGATCGGCACCATCCGGGTTGTGGATATATCCCATAAGGATAACTACATCGTCCGGGAATACATCATTTTAAAACTGGGAGTGCAGCAAAAATACCGGACAGACCTCCTGGAGCTGGCACGCCACTTTAACGCCCATGCAATTGATATTGAAACGGATCATATCATCATTGAGCTCTCGGGCAATCCCCGGAAAATTGACCGATTTATCGAGCTTGTCCGTCCCTTCGGCATCAAAGAGTATGTCCGGAGCGGCGAATTTGCCATGTCAGAATATCAAAAATCAAAAAAAGGAGAAAAAAATGGCAATTAA
- the ilvD gene encoding dihydroxy-acid dehydratase yields MRSDEIKKGIDRAPHRALLRAAGKRREDFNRPFIAVANSYTDIVPGHVKLQEAGKIVKDAVYAGGGLPFEFNTIAICDGIAMGHMGMRYSLPSRELIADSMESMLQAHAFDGLVCIPNCDKIIPGMLMAAMRVNIPVIFVSGGPMKAGKTRKNKTVDLISVFEGIGACKAGQISSEDLEEIEASACPGWGSCSGMFTANSMNCLCEALGLALPGNGTILAEDPRRKELYRQAGEKIVDLVRKDLKPRDIVNKDSLNNAIALDMAMGGSTNTVLHTLAVAAEAEVPYTLENMDIISKKVPTLCKVSPSSSYHIEDVDRAGGISAILNELLKSPGMLTGNCLTVTGKTLEENVQNAIIRDSAVIHPLKDAYSPTGGLAILRGNLAPEGSVVKFAGVAESMLTFTGKAVIFDSQEEASLGISEGKVQAGDVVVIRYEGPKGGPGMQEMLSPTSLIMGRGLGEKVALITDGRFSGGTRGACIGHVAPEAAAGGPIGLLKDGDIIDIDIPAGKLSVRLSPKELAVRKESLNHPEPRIKSGTLARYAQMVSSASEGAVLKPITFKPRGHDERR; encoded by the coding sequence ATGCGAAGTGATGAAATTAAAAAAGGGATAGACCGGGCGCCTCACAGGGCATTGTTACGGGCTGCCGGCAAACGGCGTGAAGATTTCAACCGTCCTTTTATCGCCGTAGCAAACTCATATACGGATATTGTGCCGGGACATGTCAAGCTGCAGGAAGCGGGGAAAATTGTTAAAGATGCCGTATATGCCGGCGGCGGACTCCCTTTTGAATTCAACACCATTGCTATTTGTGACGGAATCGCCATGGGACACATGGGGATGCGCTATAGTCTGCCCAGCCGCGAACTGATTGCCGATTCCATGGAAAGCATGCTCCAAGCTCACGCATTCGACGGACTCGTATGCATTCCCAATTGCGATAAAATTATTCCCGGTATGCTCATGGCCGCAATGCGGGTGAATATTCCCGTCATTTTTGTCTCCGGCGGTCCCATGAAAGCCGGTAAAACACGAAAAAACAAGACTGTAGATCTTATTTCAGTCTTTGAAGGGATCGGTGCCTGTAAAGCCGGGCAAATCTCTTCTGAAGACCTGGAAGAAATTGAAGCCAGTGCCTGTCCCGGCTGGGGAAGCTGTTCCGGCATGTTTACGGCAAATTCCATGAACTGTCTGTGTGAGGCGCTGGGGCTGGCATTGCCGGGAAACGGGACTATCCTGGCGGAAGATCCCCGGCGAAAAGAGCTGTACCGGCAGGCCGGAGAAAAAATCGTTGATCTGGTCAGAAAAGACCTTAAACCGCGGGATATTGTCAACAAGGATTCACTCAACAATGCCATCGCCCTGGATATGGCCATGGGGGGCTCCACAAATACAGTTCTTCATACCCTAGCAGTTGCCGCCGAAGCCGAAGTCCCTTATACCCTTGAGAATATGGACATCATTTCTAAAAAGGTTCCCACCCTCTGCAAGGTATCTCCCTCCAGTTCATATCACATTGAAGATGTGGATCGTGCCGGCGGGATTTCCGCCATCCTGAATGAATTGTTGAAATCCCCCGGAATGTTGACAGGAAACTGCCTCACCGTCACGGGAAAAACCCTTGAGGAAAATGTCCAAAATGCCATAATCCGGGATTCGGCCGTCATTCATCCTTTAAAGGATGCCTACAGTCCCACCGGCGGATTGGCAATTCTCCGGGGGAATCTGGCACCGGAAGGCAGTGTGGTCAAATTTGCCGGTGTGGCGGAATCCATGCTCACATTTACAGGAAAAGCGGTGATTTTCGACAGTCAGGAAGAAGCATCCCTGGGTATATCAGAAGGAAAGGTACAGGCCGGCGATGTGGTGGTTATTCGCTATGAAGGACCTAAAGGTGGTCCCGGGATGCAGGAAATGCTCTCTCCCACCTCTCTGATCATGGGGCGCGGACTGGGAGAAAAAGTGGCTCTCATTACGGACGGCCGTTTTTCCGGCGGGACCCGCGGAGCCTGCATCGGGCATGTGGCTCCGGAAGCAGCAGCCGGAGGACCTATCGGACTTCTGAAAGACGGAGATATCATTGATATCGATATTCCGGCCGGTAAACTCTCTGTACGGCTGAGTCCAAAAGAACTGGCAGTCCGGAAAGAATCTCTGAACCACCCTGAACCCAGAATAAAAAGCGGTACGCTGGCCCGCTATGCCCAAATGGTCAGTTCCGCCAGTGAAGGAGCTGTTTTGAAACCGATAACATTCAAACCCCGAGGTCATGATGAAAGGCGCTGA